A window of the Haloarcula litorea genome harbors these coding sequences:
- the hemB gene encoding porphobilinogen synthase, whose product MDQTRRPRRLRTDGVRPLVRETEVSASDLIAPVFVDATTDERVPIETMPGHERVPVEEAVARVEEVLETGVEAVMVFGVPESKDERGSRAWAEDGVVQRAVRRVTSETDAYVITDVCLCEYTSHGHCGVLEEDAAEDPDLTVRNDETLDLLERIAVSHARAGADMVAPSGMMDGMVGAIRAALDGEGFTEVPIMSYAAKFESAFYGPFRDAADGAPAFGDRRHYQMDPANAREARREVDLDVRQGADVLMVKPALPYLDVVREVRERHDHPVAAYNVSGEYAMLHAAAEKGWLDLESVAHESLLSIKRAGADLILTYFAEDVAGRL is encoded by the coding sequence ATGGACCAGACACGTCGCCCGCGCCGTCTGCGGACCGACGGCGTGCGGCCGCTCGTGCGCGAGACGGAGGTCTCGGCGTCGGACCTCATCGCCCCCGTGTTCGTCGACGCGACGACCGACGAGCGGGTGCCCATCGAGACGATGCCGGGCCACGAGCGGGTGCCGGTCGAGGAGGCCGTCGCCCGCGTCGAGGAGGTACTGGAGACCGGCGTCGAGGCCGTGATGGTGTTCGGCGTCCCCGAGTCGAAAGACGAGCGGGGGAGCCGCGCGTGGGCCGAGGACGGCGTCGTCCAGCGGGCCGTCCGCCGAGTGACGAGCGAGACGGACGCCTACGTGATCACGGACGTCTGTCTCTGCGAGTACACGAGCCACGGCCACTGCGGGGTCCTGGAGGAGGACGCGGCCGAGGACCCGGACCTGACCGTGCGCAACGACGAGACCCTGGACCTGCTGGAGCGCATCGCGGTCAGCCACGCCCGGGCCGGCGCGGACATGGTCGCGCCCTCCGGGATGATGGACGGGATGGTCGGGGCCATCCGCGCGGCGCTGGACGGCGAGGGGTTCACCGAGGTGCCGATCATGAGCTACGCCGCGAAGTTCGAGTCGGCCTTCTACGGCCCGTTCCGGGACGCCGCCGACGGCGCGCCCGCCTTCGGCGACCGCCGCCACTACCAGATGGACCCGGCCAACGCCCGCGAGGCCCGCCGCGAGGTCGACCTGGACGTCCGGCAGGGCGCGGACGTGCTGATGGTCAAGCCCGCGCTCCCGTACCTGGACGTGGTCCGGGAGGTCCGGGAGCGCCACGACCACCCCGTCGCCGCCTACAACGTCTCCGGCGAGTACGCGATGTTGCACGCCGCCGCCGAGAAGGGGTGGCTGGACCTCGAATCGGTCGCCCACGAGTCGCTGCTGTCGATCAAGCGGGCCGGCGCGGACCTGATCCTGACGTACTTCGCCGAGGACGTGGCCGGGCGGCTGTAG
- the prs gene encoding ribose-phosphate diphosphokinase codes for MILPGADTQAFAAALAEATGETLGRVEYERFPDGEHVVRVPEAVAGERAVVVASTVDSDAHVQVLQLQDAAREAGASEVVTVLPYMGYARQDEAFRAGEPVSSRAVARAISTGTDRAVTVNPHEPAVCDFFTVPTTAVDAAGVLADPLPENLEDPLFLSPDEGAVDLAVTARDAYGEGETDYFEKDRDYDTGDVEVTPSDAPIEGRDVVLVDDIVATGSTMSEAVGVLAERDAQRVFVTCVHPMLAGNALTKLSTAGVEAVYGTDTLERAVTEVSAAPVVADEL; via the coding sequence ATGATACTCCCGGGGGCGGACACGCAGGCGTTCGCGGCGGCGCTGGCCGAGGCGACCGGCGAGACGCTGGGGCGCGTCGAGTACGAACGGTTCCCCGACGGCGAGCACGTCGTCCGCGTGCCCGAGGCCGTCGCGGGCGAGCGCGCGGTCGTCGTCGCCTCCACCGTCGACAGCGACGCGCACGTCCAGGTCCTGCAGCTGCAGGACGCCGCCCGGGAGGCGGGGGCCAGCGAGGTGGTGACGGTGCTGCCGTACATGGGTTACGCCCGGCAGGACGAGGCCTTCAGGGCCGGCGAGCCGGTCTCCTCGCGGGCGGTCGCCCGGGCCATCTCGACGGGGACCGACCGCGCGGTGACCGTCAACCCCCACGAGCCGGCCGTCTGTGACTTCTTCACCGTGCCGACGACGGCCGTCGACGCCGCGGGCGTGCTCGCGGACCCCCTGCCGGAGAACCTCGAGGACCCGCTGTTCCTCTCGCCGGACGAGGGGGCGGTCGATCTCGCCGTGACGGCCCGGGACGCCTACGGCGAGGGGGAGACCGACTACTTCGAGAAGGACCGCGACTACGACACCGGCGACGTCGAGGTGACCCCCAGCGACGCCCCGATCGAGGGGCGTGACGTGGTGCTGGTCGACGACATCGTCGCCACCGGATCGACGATGAGCGAGGCCGTCGGCGTGCTGGCCGAGCGGGACGCCCAGCGCGTGTTCGTCACCTGCGTCCACCCGATGCTGGCCGGCAACGCGCTGACGAAGCTCTCGACGGCCGGCGTCGAGGCGGTGTACGGCACCGACACGCTCGAACGGGCGGTCACCGAGGTCAGCGCCGCGCCAGTCGTCGCCGACGAACTCTGA
- a CDS encoding P-II family nitrogen regulator: MTDDDTEIKMVVAMVRPDKLGDVKQALAEIGAPSLTVTNVSGRGSQPAKKGQWRGEEYVVDLHQKVKIETVVADIPAEDVVEAIAEGAHTGEKGDGKIFVLPVDDAYQVRTGKQGPEAV; encoded by the coding sequence ATGACTGACGACGACACCGAGATCAAGATGGTAGTCGCGATGGTCCGCCCCGACAAGCTCGGGGACGTGAAACAGGCGCTCGCGGAGATCGGCGCGCCCTCGCTGACGGTGACGAACGTCTCCGGCCGCGGGTCCCAGCCCGCGAAGAAGGGGCAGTGGCGCGGCGAGGAGTACGTCGTCGACCTCCACCAGAAGGTCAAGATCGAGACCGTCGTCGCCGACATCCCCGCGGAGGACGTCGTCGAGGCGATCGCCGAGGGAGCCCACACCGGCGAGAAGGGCGACGGGAAGATCTTCGTCCTCCCGGTCGACGACGCCTACCAGGTCAGGACCGGCAAACAGGGCCCAGAGGCCGTCTGA
- a CDS encoding ammonium transporter has translation MVLAPLQASVDALNYTWILVVSFLIFFMHAGFAMLEAGQVRSKNVANQLTKNLLTWSVGVTVFFLIGSGIASLAGGGGWGAAYLTSGTGWISWLYGAVFAMTAATIVSGAVAGRAKLRAYVTYTFLLAAVIYPVVIAMTWSSTGPGLVELITGTAFTDFAGGMIVHGMGGIAGLTAAAILGPRMGRFNEDGSVNVIPGHSMTFAVLGTLILAFGWYGFNVGTSAIIGSEGFLAEQLGRVAMTTTISMAMGAIGAASVAWYKTGKVDTLYVANGLLAGLVGITAIPHTTAWWGAFVVGILSGAQLPVVFGFVEKTLNIDDVCAVFPVHGSAGVLGTLLYPFVAAGSVNVAGAFIAQLVGVVIIGGWTITATAVIWYAFKMVGQARVTPEHEQEGLDVSEHGVETYPEFGSGESVVADGGIVNENVRSDGGSTDD, from the coding sequence ATGGTACTCGCACCACTCCAGGCGAGCGTCGACGCGCTCAACTACACGTGGATACTGGTCGTATCGTTCCTGATCTTCTTCATGCACGCCGGCTTCGCGATGCTCGAGGCGGGGCAGGTCCGCTCGAAGAACGTCGCGAACCAGCTGACGAAGAACCTCCTCACCTGGTCGGTCGGGGTGACGGTGTTCTTCCTGATCGGCTCCGGCATCGCGTCGCTGGCCGGCGGTGGCGGCTGGGGGGCCGCCTACCTGACCAGCGGCACCGGCTGGATCAGCTGGCTGTACGGCGCGGTGTTCGCGATGACCGCCGCCACCATCGTCTCCGGGGCGGTGGCCGGTCGCGCGAAGCTCCGTGCGTACGTCACCTACACGTTCCTGCTGGCCGCGGTCATCTACCCGGTCGTCATCGCGATGACCTGGAGTTCGACGGGCCCCGGCCTGGTCGAGCTCATCACGGGCACGGCCTTCACCGACTTCGCCGGCGGGATGATCGTCCACGGGATGGGCGGCATCGCCGGCCTCACCGCGGCGGCCATCCTCGGCCCCCGGATGGGGCGGTTCAACGAGGACGGCAGCGTCAACGTCATCCCCGGTCACTCGATGACCTTCGCCGTGCTGGGGACGCTGATCCTCGCCTTCGGCTGGTACGGCTTCAACGTCGGGACTTCCGCCATCATCGGCAGTGAGGGCTTCCTGGCCGAGCAGCTCGGTCGCGTCGCGATGACGACGACCATCTCGATGGCGATGGGTGCCATCGGCGCGGCGAGCGTCGCGTGGTACAAGACCGGCAAGGTCGACACGCTGTACGTCGCCAACGGGCTGCTGGCCGGCCTGGTCGGCATCACGGCGATCCCCCACACGACGGCGTGGTGGGGCGCGTTCGTGGTCGGCATCCTCTCGGGTGCCCAGCTCCCCGTCGTGTTCGGCTTCGTCGAGAAGACGCTCAACATCGACGACGTCTGTGCCGTCTTCCCGGTCCACGGGAGCGCGGGCGTCCTCGGCACGCTGCTGTACCCGTTCGTCGCCGCCGGCAGCGTCAACGTCGCCGGCGCGTTCATCGCCCAGCTGGTCGGCGTCGTCATCATCGGCGGCTGGACGATCACCGCGACGGCGGTCATCTGGTACGCGTTCAAGATGGTCGGACAGGCACGCGTCACGCCCGAACACGAACAGGAGGGGCTGGACGTCAGCGAGCACGGCGTCGAGACCTACCCCGAGTTCGGCTCCGGCGAGAGCGTCGTCGCCGACGGTGGCATAGTGAACGAGAACGTGCGGTCCGACGGAGGTTCCACGGATGACTGA
- the larE gene encoding ATP-dependent sacrificial sulfur transferase LarE encodes MSAVAEKLAAAREDLASRDGVVVAFSGGVDSSVVAALAHDALGDDAVACTAKSETLPAAELEDATRVAEEIGVRHEIVEFSELDSDEFVQNDEMRCYHCRSMRLGAMYDRARELGIDVVCDGTNASDVGEGHRPGLRAVDELDAYSPLLEHDIEKEEVREIAREYDLSVADKPSMACLSSRIPTGLEVTEEKLSRVEKAERLLRTWGFEQFRVRDHDGLARIEVGEAELETALDPDFVRAARDHVEDCGFDHVTLDLHGYQTGSVSPEDESEDDVVSDVFDADYPSVD; translated from the coding sequence ATGTCCGCTGTCGCGGAGAAACTGGCCGCCGCCCGCGAGGACCTCGCGTCGCGAGACGGCGTGGTGGTCGCGTTCTCCGGCGGCGTCGACTCCAGCGTCGTCGCGGCGCTGGCCCACGACGCGCTGGGAGACGACGCCGTCGCCTGTACCGCCAAGTCCGAGACGCTGCCCGCCGCCGAACTGGAGGACGCCACCCGGGTCGCCGAGGAGATCGGGGTCCGCCACGAGATCGTGGAGTTCTCCGAACTCGACAGCGACGAGTTCGTCCAGAACGACGAGATGCGCTGTTACCACTGCCGGTCGATGCGCCTGGGCGCGATGTACGACCGCGCCCGCGAACTCGGCATCGACGTGGTCTGTGACGGCACCAACGCCTCCGACGTCGGCGAGGGCCACCGTCCGGGCCTGCGGGCCGTCGACGAACTCGACGCCTACTCGCCGCTCTTGGAACACGACATCGAGAAGGAGGAGGTCCGGGAGATCGCCCGCGAGTACGACCTCTCGGTGGCCGACAAGCCCTCGATGGCCTGTCTCTCCTCGCGCATCCCGACCGGACTGGAAGTCACGGAGGAGAAGCTCTCCCGCGTCGAGAAGGCCGAGCGACTCCTGCGGACGTGGGGCTTCGAGCAGTTCCGGGTCCGGGACCACGACGGGCTCGCCCGCATCGAGGTCGGCGAGGCGGAACTGGAGACGGCGCTGGACCCCGACTTCGTGCGCGCCGCCCGGGACCACGTCGAGGACTGCGGGTTCGACCACGTGACGCTGGACCTGCACGGGTACCAGACCGGCAGCGTCAGTCCAGAGGACGAGAGCGAGGACGACGTCGTCTCGGACGTCTTCGACGCCGACTACCCCAGCGTCGACTGA
- the hemL gene encoding glutamate-1-semialdehyde 2,1-aminomutase — MNHEQSRDLYDRALSVLPGGVNSSVRAVRPYPFFVESGDGGHVVDADGNRYLDFVMGYGPLLLGHDLPEQVQSAIQEHAAAGPMYGAPTEVEVELAEFVTRHVPSVEMLRFVNSGTEATVSAVRLARGYTGRDKIVVMQGGYHGAQESTLVEGERDHTQPSSPGIPESFAEHTLTVPFNDPEAARTVFAEHGDDIAAVLTEPILGNYGIVHPVEGYHETLRDLCDEHGSLLIFDEVITGFRVGGLQCAQGKFGIEPDLTTFGKIVGGGFPVGAIGGKSEIIEQFTPAGDVFQSGTFSGHPVTMAAGLETLRYAAEHDVYDHVNGLGERLRSGLQDIVEDQAPSYTVVGTDSMFKVIFTREGPDTFEGHCEAGCSQREDCPRFDHCPKNGGDVADAQTERWERLFWPAMRDRGVFLTANQFESQFVCDAHTEADIDEALEAYKEAL, encoded by the coding sequence ATGAACCACGAGCAGTCGCGTGACCTGTACGACCGGGCGCTGTCGGTGCTGCCCGGCGGCGTCAACTCCTCGGTCCGGGCGGTCCGCCCGTACCCCTTCTTCGTCGAGTCCGGCGACGGCGGCCACGTCGTCGACGCCGACGGCAACCGCTACCTGGACTTCGTGATGGGCTACGGCCCGCTCCTGCTGGGCCACGACCTCCCCGAGCAGGTCCAGTCGGCGATCCAGGAACACGCCGCCGCGGGGCCGATGTACGGCGCACCGACGGAGGTCGAGGTCGAACTCGCCGAGTTCGTCACCCGCCACGTCCCCAGCGTGGAGATGCTCCGGTTCGTCAACAGCGGGACGGAGGCGACCGTCTCGGCGGTCCGGCTGGCCCGGGGCTACACCGGCCGGGACAAGATCGTCGTGATGCAGGGGGGGTACCACGGCGCACAGGAGTCGACGCTGGTCGAGGGCGAGCGCGACCACACCCAGCCGTCGAGTCCGGGCATCCCCGAGAGCTTCGCCGAGCACACGCTGACGGTGCCGTTCAACGACCCCGAGGCCGCCAGGACGGTGTTCGCCGAGCACGGCGACGACATCGCCGCGGTCCTCACGGAACCGATCCTCGGCAACTACGGCATCGTCCACCCGGTCGAGGGGTACCACGAGACGCTGCGGGACCTCTGTGACGAACACGGGTCGCTGCTGATCTTCGACGAGGTCATCACCGGCTTCCGGGTCGGGGGCCTCCAGTGTGCCCAGGGGAAGTTCGGGATCGAGCCCGACCTCACGACGTTCGGGAAGATCGTCGGCGGCGGCTTCCCGGTCGGGGCCATCGGCGGGAAAAGCGAGATCATCGAGCAGTTCACGCCCGCCGGCGACGTCTTCCAGTCGGGCACCTTCTCGGGCCACCCGGTGACGATGGCCGCCGGGCTGGAGACGCTGCGGTACGCGGCCGAACACGACGTCTACGACCACGTGAACGGCCTGGGCGAGCGGCTGCGGTCGGGCCTGCAGGACATCGTCGAGGACCAGGCCCCGTCCTACACCGTCGTCGGCACCGACTCGATGTTCAAGGTGATCTTCACCCGCGAGGGACCGGACACCTTCGAGGGCCACTGCGAGGCCGGCTGTTCGCAGCGCGAGGACTGCCCCCGTTTCGACCACTGTCCGAAGAACGGGGGCGACGTGGCCGACGCCCAGACCGAGCGCTGGGAGCGGCTGTTCTGGCCGGCGATGCGAGACCGGGGCGTGTTCCTCACGGCCAACCAGTTCGAGTCCCAGTTCGTCTGTGACGCCCACACGGAGGCGGACATCGACGAGGCCCTGGAGGCGTACAAGGAGGCCCTCTGA
- the lrp gene encoding HTH-type transcriptional regulator Lrp has protein sequence MVDDIDRRIVNALLDDGRASVRDIAVETGVAATTVSRRMDDLAETGVVENYTARIDYGALGYDVTAVFQLSVEGDGLARVTERLAEQPNMIAVYEVTGSHDVVAVGKFRDTDEMNARIKDLLTAPDVRSAATSVVLNTVCEHEQFPLEDGA, from the coding sequence ATGGTCGACGACATCGACAGACGAATCGTGAACGCCCTGCTCGACGACGGCCGGGCCAGCGTCCGGGACATCGCCGTCGAGACCGGGGTCGCCGCGACCACCGTCTCCCGGCGGATGGACGACCTGGCAGAGACCGGCGTCGTCGAGAACTACACCGCCCGCATCGACTACGGCGCGCTGGGCTACGACGTGACCGCCGTCTTCCAGCTCTCGGTCGAGGGGGACGGCCTCGCGCGCGTGACCGAACGGCTCGCCGAACAGCCCAACATGATCGCCGTCTACGAGGTGACCGGGAGCCACGACGTCGTCGCCGTCGGGAAGTTCCGCGACACGGACGAGATGAACGCCCGGATCAAGGACCTCCTGACGGCCCCGGACGTGCGGTCGGCCGCCACTTCGGTGGTGCTGAACACCGTCTGCGAGCACGAGCAGTTCCCCCTCGAGGACGGGGCGTAG
- a CDS encoding chemotaxis protein CheC, which produces MGLQVDVRKLDLFNQMAREGSETVADHLEQMTGLAASVHTSQINFLDIADVKTHIGSQRKVGIYVELNEPPYGYVLFVLDPADSKRLAGAMMGGLGETSDGDGFTEMERSAMQEIGNIMTSAFIDGWANVLDTTIDMGTPGFIFGPANGIVDEMGGWPDSELAFVVDSQITVEDGDFGMTVYTFPDLASLVELIQGIDLDTDVAADTEAGDVV; this is translated from the coding sequence ATGGGCCTGCAAGTGGACGTGCGGAAACTCGATCTCTTCAACCAGATGGCCAGGGAGGGGTCGGAGACGGTCGCCGACCACCTCGAACAGATGACCGGGCTGGCCGCCTCGGTCCACACCTCCCAGATCAACTTCCTGGACATCGCCGACGTGAAGACCCACATCGGGAGCCAGCGGAAGGTCGGGATCTACGTCGAGCTGAACGAGCCGCCGTACGGCTACGTCCTGTTCGTGCTCGATCCGGCCGACAGCAAGCGCCTGGCCGGGGCGATGATGGGCGGGCTGGGCGAGACCAGCGACGGCGACGGGTTCACCGAGATGGAGCGGTCGGCGATGCAGGAGATCGGCAACATCATGACCTCCGCGTTCATCGACGGGTGGGCGAACGTGCTGGACACGACCATCGACATGGGGACGCCCGGGTTCATCTTCGGGCCGGCCAACGGCATCGTCGACGAGATGGGCGGCTGGCCCGACTCCGAACTCGCCTTCGTCGTCGACTCCCAGATCACCGTCGAGGACGGCGACTTCGGGATGACCGTCTACACCTTCCCGGACCTGGCGTCGCTGGTCGAGCTCATCCAGGGGATCGACCTCGACACGGACGTGGCCGCCGACACCGAGGCCGGCGACGTCGTCTGA
- a CDS encoding histidine phosphatase family protein encodes MTRVLVVRHGETDWNRQGRVQGWAPTGLTDRGREQAAALGSWLDGREIDRVLGSDLRRARETLAVAGETADGLPDPAVDRAWRERGFGVYQGFLAEELFRRTGQTDGTSVSALDAAPEGGESVDEFVERVTDAWTGLRDRVGDDETVLLVTHGGVVKVLLSVVDGREAALDAHSPPNCSVTELRIGESAAELLTEGATPWRA; translated from the coding sequence GTGACGCGGGTCCTCGTCGTCCGGCACGGCGAGACCGACTGGAACCGGCAGGGGCGCGTCCAGGGGTGGGCTCCGACCGGACTCACCGACCGCGGCCGCGAGCAGGCCGCGGCGCTGGGGTCGTGGCTCGACGGCCGCGAGATCGACCGCGTCCTCGGGTCCGACCTCCGGCGAGCGCGGGAGACCCTCGCGGTGGCCGGCGAGACGGCCGACGGGCTGCCCGACCCGGCCGTGGACCGCGCGTGGCGCGAGCGGGGGTTCGGCGTCTATCAGGGCTTTCTCGCCGAGGAGCTGTTCCGGCGGACGGGACAGACGGACGGGACCAGCGTCTCCGCGCTCGACGCCGCCCCGGAGGGCGGCGAGAGCGTCGACGAGTTCGTCGAGCGCGTCACGGACGCGTGGACGGGCCTGCGCGATCGGGTTGGCGACGACGAGACGGTCCTGCTGGTCACCCACGGCGGGGTCGTCAAGGTGCTGCTGTCGGTCGTCGACGGGCGCGAGGCGGCGCTTGACGCCCACTCGCCGCCGAACTGCTCGGTGACGGAGCTGCGGATCGGGGAGTCGGCGGCGGAACTGCTGACCGAGGGGGCGACCCCGTGGCGGGCGTAG
- a CDS encoding MFS transporter has protein sequence MSTRRQLQALFLTRFANAFGLVTLLTLLSTYVDLLDPSGLVLGMFATGLTLAQAGTVVPVAYLGDRFDKRTVLLAGLALATVVYGLFPHVSSSWGFILVRGLQGIATTVAGLLSLALVGQLSRDDARGTTIGTSNAWRFAAAIGGALSAGALYDAFGFDAVFGLLMGVTGLACLAVWAVVDPDETSTERFRLADLALNRRILTITSFRAQYAVAVTLVRTWVPIFAGVAAARGGLGYNAAVNGATAVAVVIAAEKFTNMLAQPHTGGLSDRFGRARFVFVGGLCYGLVALVVPSTPAIGAALGLPATYPFFGHLSAAFLPLVALNGLLGIADSIREPASMALFADEGAGNGVASSFGVRDLVWRPGSVLAPLAGGWLTTNVGMAAVFYLGAGAAFTGVAAFLGILTYRYGPRGIAEW, from the coding sequence GTGAGCACTCGCCGACAACTGCAGGCGCTGTTCCTGACGCGCTTCGCGAACGCCTTCGGGCTCGTGACCCTGCTGACGCTCTTGTCGACGTACGTCGACCTGCTGGACCCCTCGGGGCTCGTGCTGGGGATGTTCGCCACGGGGCTGACGCTGGCCCAGGCCGGCACCGTCGTCCCCGTCGCCTACCTCGGCGACCGCTTCGACAAGCGGACCGTCCTCCTCGCGGGGCTGGCGCTGGCGACGGTCGTCTACGGCCTCTTCCCGCACGTCTCCTCCAGCTGGGGGTTCATCCTCGTCCGGGGGTTGCAGGGCATCGCGACCACCGTCGCCGGCCTGCTCTCGCTGGCGCTCGTGGGACAACTCTCCCGCGACGACGCGCGGGGCACCACCATCGGGACCTCGAACGCCTGGCGGTTCGCGGCGGCCATCGGCGGGGCCCTCTCGGCGGGGGCACTGTACGACGCCTTCGGCTTCGACGCCGTCTTCGGCCTGCTGATGGGGGTCACAGGCCTCGCCTGCCTCGCCGTCTGGGCCGTGGTCGACCCCGACGAGACGTCCACCGAGCGGTTCCGGCTCGCGGACCTCGCGCTGAACCGCCGCATCCTCACCATCACGAGCTTCCGCGCCCAGTACGCCGTCGCGGTCACCCTCGTCCGGACGTGGGTCCCCATCTTCGCCGGCGTCGCCGCCGCCCGCGGGGGGCTGGGCTACAACGCGGCGGTCAACGGCGCGACGGCCGTCGCCGTCGTCATCGCCGCCGAGAAGTTCACCAACATGCTCGCCCAGCCCCACACCGGCGGGCTCTCGGACCGCTTCGGCCGCGCGCGGTTCGTCTTCGTCGGCGGCCTCTGCTACGGGCTGGTGGCGCTGGTCGTCCCCTCGACGCCCGCGATCGGCGCGGCGCTGGGCCTGCCCGCGACCTACCCCTTCTTCGGTCACCTCTCTGCGGCGTTCCTCCCGCTGGTGGCGCTGAACGGGCTGCTCGGGATCGCCGACTCCATCCGCGAGCCCGCGAGTATGGCGCTGTTCGCCGACGAGGGGGCCGGCAACGGCGTCGCCTCGAGTTTCGGGGTGCGGGACCTGGTCTGGCGGCCCGGCTCGGTGCTCGCGCCGCTGGCCGGCGGCTGGCTCACCACGAACGTCGGGATGGCGGCGGTGTTCTACCTCGGCGCGGGGGCCGCGTTCACCGGCGTCGCCGCGTTCCTGGGCATCCTGACCTACCGCTACGGGCCGCGGGGCATCGCGGAGTGGTAG
- a CDS encoding HVO_0234 family beta-propeller protein, translating to MPDDDLSLSEKRMYGETRPETHAYVASGLGVTRVETAGGQVGRFSLEHRCTARDVAGSNGEVAVATDESVLVSTAEGFAATGFGPATAVGYDADGLLAAGDGRVARYAHGEWEPLGELSGVRAIDGDLLAAADGVYRLPDCAYDGLDDAADATPGYAATSAGLYEAVDGEWAETRTGPHHAVAADGRRVHAADGAGLYERTAEGWRACDLPVAERVVDVTHGDDTYAVTEDGTFLVATDDEATADGRGGWRRRSLGVPEVVGVAVA from the coding sequence GTGCCGGACGACGACCTCTCCCTCTCGGAGAAGCGCATGTACGGCGAGACCCGTCCGGAGACCCACGCCTACGTGGCGTCGGGGCTGGGCGTGACCCGCGTCGAGACCGCCGGCGGCCAGGTCGGCCGGTTCAGTCTCGAACACCGCTGTACGGCCCGGGACGTCGCCGGCAGCAACGGCGAGGTCGCGGTCGCGACCGACGAGTCGGTGCTGGTCTCGACGGCCGAGGGGTTCGCCGCGACCGGGTTCGGTCCGGCGACTGCGGTGGGTTACGACGCCGACGGCCTGCTTGCCGCGGGGGACGGCCGCGTGGCCCGATACGCCCACGGGGAGTGGGAGCCGCTGGGCGAGCTGAGCGGCGTGCGGGCGATCGACGGCGACCTGCTGGCGGCCGCCGACGGCGTCTACCGCCTCCCCGACTGCGCGTACGACGGCCTCGACGACGCCGCGGACGCGACCCCGGGCTACGCGGCCACGAGCGCCGGCCTCTACGAAGCGGTCGACGGCGAGTGGGCCGAGACCAGAACGGGACCGCACCACGCCGTGGCCGCCGACGGCCGGCGGGTCCACGCGGCCGACGGCGCGGGGCTCTACGAGCGGACCGCCGAGGGCTGGCGGGCCTGCGACCTGCCGGTCGCCGAGCGGGTCGTCGACGTGACCCACGGCGACGACACCTACGCGGTCACCGAGGACGGGACCTTCCTCGTCGCCACCGACGACGAGGCGACCGCCGACGGCCGCGGCGGCTGGCGGCGGCGCTCGCTCGGGGTTCCCGAAGTCGTCGGCGTCGCCGTGGCGTAG